GTTTGTCAAGCATTAGGCCACAAATCGTGATTGCCAGGCAGTGGTATCCACGGAAGGTGAAGTCTGTAAAGCCCTTTAGCAGCATGTTGCAGCTCCGCTTTTTCAGCCGTATTCGAAAGATCACCGCCGATAATCGCAAAAACTGCTTCGCCGTTCTCTACTCCAGAGCCCAGGTTTGCATCATAGTAAGTATTTATCAGATTGGTCGCGGCAATTAAGTGATTCCATGGATACGATCCCGGACCGTTAACGTCAACGCCGTCTGATGTGTCAGGGGCATAACCTGGCTCGTCGTAATCATCTTTTCCAATTATGCCTCCGATGTGAATATCATTCATGAAGAAAAATGTATAGGCAAGATGATTATTGCCTGTTTTATTTACTTCGTGAATCCGAAACAGACAACCCGTTCCTGGATCAGGGTCTGAAATATGGATCCTATCGCCTCTCCAGAGTGTACAGCAGTTCGGGTCTTCCGTATTGCCGAGAGAGTCTTCAGGCGGAATCCCGTCTGCGGCAAAACATATTCCTGCTATCAGTAACGAGAAGAAAAATATCATTCTCTTCCCTTTTCGTCTATTGTCTACAGCTTGTTTCATTGGTCCCTCTTTATGTTTATGAGTTTTTAGAAGTTTGCCCTCAGCAAAGTGACCTCCATTCTTGTTCCAGTTCTGTTGCTACGCGAAGTTTCGATTTCGTTTAAGGAGTTTTGCATTGCGTACTCAGTCCACGAAGGCCG
This window of the bacterium genome carries:
- a CDS encoding metallophosphoesterase; the encoded protein is MKQAVDNRRKGKRMIFFFSLLIAGICFAADGIPPEDSLGNTEDPNCCTLWRGDRIHISDPDPGTGCLFRIHEVNKTGNNHLAYTFFFMNDIHIGGIIGKDDYDEPGYAPDTSDGVDVNGPGSYPWNHLIAATNLINTYYDANLGSGVENGEAVFAIIGGDLSNTAEKAELQHAAKGLYRLHLPWIPLPGNHDLWPNA